Proteins encoded in a region of the Oryctolagus cuniculus chromosome 10, mOryCun1.1, whole genome shotgun sequence genome:
- the LOC138844159 gene encoding large ribosomal subunit protein eL34-like, with protein MVQRLTYRRRLSYNTASNKTRLSRTPGNRIVYLYTKKVGKAPKSACGMCPGRLRGVRAVRPKVLMRLSKTKKHVSRAYGGSMCAKCVRDRIKRAFLIEEQKIVVKVLKAQAQSQKAK; from the coding sequence ATGGTCCAGCGTTTGACGTACCGCCGGAGGCTCTCCTACAATACAGCCTCCAACAAAACCAGACTGTCCCGAACTCCTGGTAACAGAATTGTTTACCTTTATACTAAGAAGGTTGGGAAGGCACCAAAATCTGCATGTGGTATGTGCCCAGGCAGACTTCGTGGGGTTCGTGCTGTGAGACCTAAAGTCCTGATGAGATTGTCTAAAACCAAAAAACACGTCAGCAGGGCTTATGGTGGTTCCATGTGTGCTAAATGTGTCCGTGACAGGATCAAGCGTGCTTTCCTTATCGAGGAGCAGAAAATTGTTGTGAAAGTGCTGAAGGCACAAGCACAGAGTCAGAAagctaaataa